Proteins encoded in a region of the Deefgea piscis genome:
- a CDS encoding AAA family ATPase — MKILAIRGKNLASLAGEFGVDFEQEPLKSAGLFAISGPTGAGKSTLLDALCMALYESTPRLLKAGSGKTLPDGTDLITHQDAANLLRRGCADGYAEVDFVGNDGASYRARWSVRRARGSVKGSLQASTMSLLQLPHMQPIGGKKNEVKAEIIQRIGLNFEQFTRAVLLAQNEFSSFLKADDNERGELLETLTGSTIYSQLSQGAFVRAKAELQALQRINDRLADQKPLSAEARSELDVAATTAAQALSTLDTTAQSLNNALRWYTEADKLALGVNAAQVAVDEQQTAHAAAASRREMLQQLDLVQAARPLLLDVDRLATSLAQTSAAITVGQQQLSAANQASDTANAALSQAQSQQLAAEQAQSAAAPQLDAAKKLDTSIDIRQSAQAALHSTVAQANHAAQQAWAQHEQQQKELEHGYVQLANAEKWLHAHTQYEDLAQNWAVYAVQLQQAAAARTAAQGAASQCAQLTQAHAMQTAQLSAANEQLATAQIALQQAEQQRQVAIAQQAQIDIGSLPAQKVQWTQRRDDLASAQQLVQRISEYTAQLNKLLHQQAMQQAAQAQTEQNLAVLTQQQPLIAATLAQAERSLKSAEAACNSNVESLRDALQEDAPCPVCGALDHPYVSANPQLQAMLASLQAEVATQQQQQQQQLSLHSQLNAELANIQRALAEIHPEITRITAERDALNSQWQNHALLAEISAMNPAEQPAWFAEQHTALQTQASAMAAQEAAWQQAQQAKDSAQAAFEQANQAQQSQKDAVQQCQSVLQQIATQRAAAQLAEQEHAARCAASLAQLAPALQFDAAWQARWQADPAVEQAHWQQQAQLWLAQHSAHASGLQSTALLAQTVAGLLAAAQQTSAEQQRLQAQLNAEQAALSALQSERQALFAGHSVASVEAQLAQALTSAKALQNQAQLAAQSAAQHVVREQAALAQAQAQLSQWQQQAHSAQQQLDQWLAEQGIELAVLRQHLALDAAGLASERAALLALDTAVLHAQTVLQERCLQQQHHQAQQPELVNAEDGAALAQLQAQVADISREQAAAQAKAASLQLQLAQDEARRSAAADLLLEITAQETIQRRWAQLGDLIGSSDGKKFRNYAQQYTLDVLLGYSNRHLQQLSRRYRLQRINDTLALMVIDQDMGDEARSVHSLSGGESFLVSLALALGLASLSSQRVRVESLFIDEGFGSLDADTLSIAMDALDGLQALGRKVGVISHVQEMTERIASKISVQKTAGGRSVISVMEGR, encoded by the coding sequence ATGAAAATTTTAGCGATACGCGGTAAAAACCTTGCCTCTTTGGCCGGTGAATTTGGGGTTGATTTTGAGCAAGAGCCACTTAAATCGGCCGGTTTATTTGCCATTAGCGGCCCAACGGGCGCTGGCAAAAGCACATTGCTGGACGCGCTGTGTATGGCGCTGTATGAGAGCACGCCGCGCTTACTTAAAGCCGGTAGCGGTAAAACCTTGCCTGACGGCACCGATTTAATCACCCATCAAGACGCCGCCAATTTGCTGCGCCGTGGCTGTGCTGATGGCTATGCCGAAGTGGATTTTGTCGGCAACGATGGTGCGAGCTATCGCGCGCGCTGGAGCGTGCGCCGGGCGCGCGGCAGTGTTAAAGGCAGCTTGCAAGCCAGTACGATGTCGCTGCTGCAATTGCCGCATATGCAGCCGATTGGCGGCAAAAAAAATGAAGTCAAAGCCGAGATCATCCAGCGCATTGGTTTGAATTTTGAGCAATTCACTCGCGCGGTATTGCTGGCGCAAAATGAGTTTTCCAGCTTTTTAAAAGCCGATGACAACGAGCGCGGCGAGCTATTAGAAACGCTCACCGGCAGCACCATTTATAGTCAGCTCTCGCAAGGCGCTTTTGTTCGCGCCAAAGCTGAATTACAAGCGCTGCAGCGGATTAACGATCGACTCGCCGATCAAAAACCACTCAGTGCAGAGGCGCGTAGCGAGCTGGATGTGGCGGCCACTACTGCCGCGCAAGCTTTAAGCACCCTCGATACCACGGCGCAGTCATTGAATAACGCACTGCGCTGGTACACCGAGGCCGACAAACTCGCCCTTGGCGTGAACGCCGCGCAAGTTGCCGTGGATGAACAACAGACTGCCCACGCGGCGGCGGCCTCACGCCGCGAAATGCTGCAGCAGCTCGATCTGGTGCAAGCCGCCCGCCCTTTATTGCTTGATGTGGATCGCCTTGCCACGAGTTTGGCGCAAACCAGCGCGGCCATCACCGTGGGGCAGCAGCAATTGAGCGCGGCCAATCAGGCCAGTGACACAGCCAATGCCGCATTGAGCCAAGCGCAAAGCCAGCAACTGGCGGCCGAACAAGCGCAAAGCGCTGCGGCGCCACAACTGGATGCCGCCAAAAAGCTCGACACCAGCATCGACATTCGCCAATCCGCACAAGCGGCATTGCACAGTACGGTGGCGCAAGCCAATCACGCCGCGCAGCAAGCATGGGCGCAGCACGAGCAGCAACAAAAAGAGCTTGAGCATGGGTATGTACAGCTAGCCAATGCTGAAAAATGGCTGCATGCACATACCCAGTATGAAGATTTGGCGCAGAATTGGGCTGTGTATGCGGTGCAGCTACAACAAGCGGCAGCGGCGCGCACCGCCGCTCAAGGCGCGGCCAGCCAATGCGCCCAATTGACGCAAGCGCACGCTATGCAAACAGCGCAGCTCAGTGCCGCGAATGAACAATTAGCAACAGCACAAATCGCGCTGCAGCAGGCCGAGCAGCAGCGGCAAGTCGCCATAGCCCAGCAGGCGCAAATCGACATTGGCAGCTTGCCAGCGCAAAAAGTGCAATGGACGCAGCGGCGCGATGATTTAGCCAGCGCCCAGCAACTGGTGCAGCGCATTAGCGAATACACGGCGCAGCTGAATAAATTGCTGCATCAGCAAGCCATGCAGCAAGCGGCGCAGGCGCAAACCGAGCAAAATTTGGCAGTGCTAACGCAGCAGCAACCGCTGATTGCCGCCACCTTGGCGCAAGCTGAGCGCTCGCTCAAATCGGCCGAAGCGGCGTGTAACAGCAACGTTGAGTCGCTACGCGATGCGCTGCAAGAGGATGCACCTTGCCCTGTCTGCGGTGCGCTCGATCATCCTTACGTCAGTGCAAATCCGCAGTTGCAAGCGATGTTGGCCAGCTTGCAAGCCGAAGTCGCCACGCAGCAGCAGCAGCAGCAACAGCAATTAAGCTTACACAGCCAATTGAATGCCGAGCTTGCCAACATCCAGCGCGCTTTGGCCGAGATTCACCCCGAAATTACCCGCATCACCGCAGAGCGCGATGCCTTAAATTCGCAATGGCAAAACCATGCTTTACTAGCCGAAATTAGCGCAATGAATCCGGCTGAGCAGCCCGCATGGTTTGCCGAGCAACACACCGCATTACAAACACAAGCCAGCGCCATGGCCGCGCAAGAAGCCGCATGGCAACAGGCGCAGCAGGCCAAAGACAGCGCGCAAGCAGCATTTGAGCAAGCCAACCAAGCGCAGCAAAGCCAGAAAGACGCGGTGCAACAATGCCAAAGCGTATTGCAGCAGATCGCCACGCAACGTGCTGCCGCGCAACTTGCCGAGCAAGAGCACGCCGCGCGCTGCGCCGCCAGCTTGGCGCAATTGGCACCGGCTTTACAGTTTGACGCTGCTTGGCAAGCGCGCTGGCAGGCCGATCCGGCGGTGGAGCAAGCGCATTGGCAACAGCAAGCTCAGCTTTGGTTGGCGCAGCACAGCGCACACGCGAGCGGCCTGCAAAGCACCGCCTTACTGGCGCAAACGGTGGCCGGATTACTCGCCGCCGCACAACAAACCAGCGCCGAGCAGCAGCGCTTGCAAGCGCAACTCAATGCCGAGCAAGCCGCGCTAAGCGCATTGCAATCGGAACGACAGGCGCTGTTTGCCGGACACAGCGTAGCGAGTGTTGAGGCGCAATTGGCGCAAGCCTTGACCAGCGCCAAAGCGCTGCAAAACCAAGCCCAGCTCGCCGCACAATCGGCCGCGCAGCACGTGGTTCGCGAGCAAGCGGCGTTGGCCCAAGCTCAAGCGCAGCTGAGCCAGTGGCAACAACAAGCGCACAGCGCGCAGCAGCAACTTGATCAATGGTTGGCCGAGCAGGGCATTGAACTGGCGGTGTTACGACAACATTTGGCATTGGATGCCGCAGGGTTAGCCAGTGAGCGCGCCGCGCTATTGGCGCTCGATACAGCGGTATTGCACGCGCAAACGGTATTGCAAGAACGCTGTTTGCAACAGCAGCATCACCAAGCGCAACAGCCCGAGCTCGTCAACGCTGAGGACGGCGCCGCACTGGCGCAATTGCAAGCGCAGGTTGCAGACATCAGCCGCGAGCAAGCCGCCGCGCAGGCGAAAGCCGCGAGCTTGCAGTTACAACTCGCCCAAGACGAAGCGCGCCGCAGCGCCGCCGCCGATCTGTTGCTAGAAATCACCGCGCAAGAAACCATCCAGCGCCGCTGGGCGCAACTGGGTGATTTAATTGGCTCAAGCGACGGTAAAAAATTTCGCAATTACGCCCAGCAATACACGCTGGATGTGCTGCTCGGCTATAGCAATCGGCACTTGCAGCAACTCTCCCGCCGCTATCGCTTGCAACGGATTAACGACACGCTGGCGCTGATGGTGATTGACCAAGACATGGGCGACGAAGCGCGCTCGGTGCATTCGCTCTCGGGTGGCGAATCATTCTTGGTGTCGCTAGCGCTGGCGCTCGGTTTGGCATCACTCTCATCGCAGCGCGTGCGCGTTGAATCGCTATTTATCGACGAAGGCTTTGGCAGCCTCGACGCCGACACCCTCAGCATCGCCATGGATGCGCTCGACGGCCTGCAAGCGCTAGGCCGAAAAGTCGGCGTGATCTCGCACGTACAAGAAATGACCGAACGCATCGCCAGCAAAATCAGCGTACAAAAAACCGCCGGCGGTCGAAGCGTGATTAGCGTGATGGAAGGGCGGTGA
- a CDS encoding tetratricopeptide repeat protein — protein sequence MRLSLRLFVLSCLLCLALPIAVANEKQDSNALSTQKELLQLKIDSNREIQQKDIESLKARIDAFDKRIDDQNNRVSDINSEVDRFAIATGLLGLLITVVFFLGGWAAYVSVANKAKEDAKSASKQWFDDNADKLMTQMLELERAAEQAHQTINDKVADVEQKRSAAIKNMQDSMYASVKDAPPISDEDTKALRSNEERLRHIPEASYSYEDWNQRAFAAYNASKLEDAALFWKRASEIPNTGADKAVQALFNRGVVLDQMKMLDEAIATYQTMIDTYTTSSTPNIRLLIAAAMHNKAIILKQNQPENAIAAYQQLIDTFVYDTTPKICKYVATAMHDMGIALTEMQRLDEAIVVYERLIDKYLVDSTPEISEVVGQAFGGKGFALLMKAKKNWANREEADSLLHAAKAALEEALKLCSDCGISRGNLAYVHWLLGDAAKAEVCFRIALASAQKGGEELYVATQGDFDQYPLPEDEGMRAMIDRLWKDYSLASSSV from the coding sequence ATGCGCTTATCCCTTCGTTTGTTTGTCCTTAGTTGCTTGCTGTGTCTTGCCCTGCCTATCGCCGTCGCCAACGAAAAACAAGATAGCAATGCACTAAGCACCCAGAAAGAATTGCTGCAACTAAAAATCGACAGTAACCGAGAAATACAGCAAAAAGATATTGAGAGCCTAAAAGCCCGCATTGATGCATTTGACAAAAGAATCGATGACCAAAATAACCGTGTAAGTGATATTAATTCTGAGGTAGATCGGTTTGCTATCGCTACTGGTCTGCTTGGCTTACTAATTACCGTTGTATTTTTTCTTGGCGGTTGGGCGGCGTATGTTTCTGTGGCCAACAAAGCGAAAGAAGATGCCAAATCAGCCAGCAAGCAATGGTTTGATGACAATGCTGATAAGTTGATGACGCAAATGCTGGAACTGGAAAGAGCGGCAGAACAAGCACATCAGACAATAAATGATAAGGTGGCTGATGTGGAGCAGAAACGTAGCGCAGCAATTAAAAATATGCAGGACAGCATGTATGCATCTGTAAAAGATGCTCCGCCAATTAGTGATGAAGATACTAAAGCACTTCGTAGCAACGAAGAACGCCTACGGCATATCCCGGAAGCTAGCTATTCTTATGAAGATTGGAACCAGCGAGCTTTCGCTGCATACAATGCCTCGAAGCTTGAAGACGCTGCCTTATTCTGGAAACGTGCTAGTGAAATCCCAAACACTGGTGCAGATAAAGCGGTACAAGCACTATTTAATCGCGGCGTTGTTTTAGATCAAATGAAAATGCTAGATGAGGCCATCGCCACTTATCAAACAATGATAGACACTTACACGACAAGCTCGACTCCAAACATTCGTTTACTAATAGCCGCGGCAATGCACAATAAAGCGATCATCCTTAAACAAAATCAACCAGAAAACGCTATTGCTGCCTACCAACAGCTGATCGATACTTTTGTTTATGACACAACGCCTAAAATCTGTAAGTACGTAGCGACAGCAATGCATGACATGGGCATTGCTCTTACAGAGATGCAGAGATTAGATGAAGCAATTGTCGTTTACGAACGACTGATAGATAAGTATCTAGTTGACTCAACTCCGGAAATTAGTGAAGTGGTGGGACAAGCGTTCGGCGGAAAAGGCTTTGCACTACTGATGAAGGCTAAGAAAAATTGGGCTAATCGGGAAGAAGCCGACTCTCTGCTCCATGCAGCAAAGGCCGCGCTAGAAGAAGCCCTTAAATTATGTTCGGATTGTGGGATTTCCCGCGGCAATCTAGCTTATGTGCACTGGTTGCTTGGGGATGCAGCAAAGGCAGAGGTATGCTTTCGCATTGCGCTGGCCTCTGCTCAAAAAGGAGGCGAAGAACTGTACGTAGCGACGCAAGGCGATTTTGATCAATACCCTCTGCCAGAAGATGAAGGTATGCGCGCAATGATTGATCGCTTATGGAAAGACTATTCACTCGCATCAAGTAGCGTGTAA
- a CDS encoding DNA-3-methyladenine glycosylase I: MMEKFAEIQARAMARKGGAQALQALLPKVASEAQFLALPDDRVLAMMCRTINQAGFNWTVINNKWPQFEAAFLGFDVDRLAMLSAEQWEAYCNDARVVRHWPRIKALMENVSFVRAYSHEYGSFARFLNTFPASRQIDLMAVLKKRGSRLGGNTGQWFLRYVGKDGFVLSQDVVLALQQAGLDIPAQPSAKRDLERIQQAFNTWADETGLSYTHLGKIAAYSVGNNYAPEQIDHSVSKFNAMMD; encoded by the coding sequence ATGATGGAAAAATTTGCTGAGATTCAAGCCCGCGCGATGGCGCGTAAAGGTGGGGCGCAGGCTTTGCAGGCTTTATTGCCCAAGGTGGCGAGCGAGGCGCAGTTTTTGGCGTTGCCCGATGATCGGGTGTTGGCGATGATGTGCCGCACGATTAATCAAGCGGGTTTTAATTGGACGGTGATCAATAACAAATGGCCGCAGTTTGAGGCGGCTTTTTTGGGTTTTGATGTCGATCGATTGGCGATGCTGTCTGCTGAGCAGTGGGAGGCGTATTGCAATGATGCTCGTGTGGTGCGGCATTGGCCGCGGATTAAAGCGCTAATGGAGAATGTCAGCTTTGTGCGGGCGTATAGCCATGAGTACGGTAGTTTTGCGCGGTTTTTAAATACGTTTCCTGCGTCGAGGCAGATCGACTTGATGGCGGTGTTAAAAAAACGCGGTAGCCGCTTGGGTGGTAATACCGGGCAATGGTTTTTGCGCTATGTCGGCAAAGATGGTTTTGTATTAAGCCAAGATGTGGTGTTGGCGCTGCAGCAAGCCGGTTTGGATATTCCCGCTCAACCGAGCGCCAAACGCGATTTAGAACGCATTCAGCAGGCGTTTAATACTTGGGCGGATGAAACCGGTTTGAGCTACACCCATCTGGGCAAGATTGCGGCTTATTCGGTGGGTAATAATTACGCCCCAGAACAGATTGATCACAGCGTGAGTAAATTTAATGCGATGATGGATTAA
- the sstT gene encoding serine/threonine transporter SstT — MNHLLRYIKHGSLVGQIMLGLAAGILLTLIAPDAAKSVGLLGNLFISALKAVAPILVFVLVAASIANHKKGQPTHIRPILVLYLLGTFSAALVAVMMSFAFPTALTLVAKTGELAPPGGIGEVIKSLMFNVVDNPINALLKANFIGILAWAIALGIALRHASESTKLVVHDLSYGITFIVRLIIRFAPLGIFGLVAATLAETGFSTLWSYAQLLAVLLSSMLLVALVLNPLIVFWKTRKNPFPLVFTCLRESGITAFFTRSSAANIPVNMALCEKLGLHEDTYSVSIPLGATINMAGAAITITVLTLAAVNTLGIVVDLPTALLLSVVAAICACGASGVAGGSLLLIPLACSLFGISNDVAMQVVAVGFIIGVLQDSAETALNSSTDVLFTAAACQAEENKK; from the coding sequence ATGAATCATTTGCTGCGCTATATAAAGCATGGAAGTTTAGTGGGCCAGATTATGCTGGGTCTGGCGGCAGGTATTTTGTTGACCTTGATTGCGCCCGACGCGGCAAAATCGGTGGGGTTGCTGGGTAATTTATTTATCAGTGCGCTAAAAGCGGTGGCACCGATTTTGGTGTTTGTTTTGGTTGCCGCATCGATTGCCAATCATAAAAAAGGCCAACCAACGCATATTCGGCCGATTTTAGTGCTGTATTTATTGGGTACGTTTTCGGCCGCTTTGGTTGCGGTGATGATGAGTTTTGCTTTTCCGACTGCGCTGACTTTGGTGGCGAAAACCGGCGAATTAGCACCGCCCGGTGGCATTGGTGAAGTCATCAAAAGCTTGATGTTTAATGTGGTGGACAATCCAATTAATGCCTTATTAAAAGCTAATTTTATCGGCATTTTGGCGTGGGCCATTGCACTGGGGATTGCGCTTAGACATGCTTCGGAAAGCACTAAATTGGTGGTGCACGATTTAAGCTATGGCATCACGTTTATTGTGCGTTTGATTATTCGTTTTGCGCCCTTGGGTATTTTTGGCTTGGTTGCGGCGACATTGGCCGAAACCGGTTTTAGCACGCTATGGAGCTATGCCCAGTTGTTGGCGGTGCTATTGAGCAGTATGTTGCTGGTGGCTTTGGTACTTAATCCTTTGATTGTGTTTTGGAAAACCCGCAAAAATCCATTCCCTTTGGTATTTACTTGCTTACGCGAAAGCGGGATTACGGCGTTTTTTACCCGCAGTTCAGCCGCGAATATTCCAGTAAATATGGCCTTGTGTGAAAAGCTAGGCCTGCATGAAGACACATACTCGGTGTCGATTCCATTGGGCGCAACCATCAATATGGCCGGTGCGGCAATTACGATTACGGTGCTGACTTTGGCGGCGGTGAATACGCTGGGTATTGTGGTTGATCTGCCAACGGCTTTGCTATTGAGTGTAGTGGCCGCGATTTGTGCATGTGGCGCTTCGGGCGTGGCTGGTGGTTCGCTGCTATTGATTCCATTGGCGTGTAGCTTGTTTGGGATTTCGAATGATGTGGCAATGCAAGTAGTCGCAGTCGGCTTTATTATTGGCGTATTGCAAGATTCGGCAGAAACCGCGTTGAATTCTTCGACCGATGTCTTGTTTACTGCTGC